One genomic segment of Salinigranum rubrum includes these proteins:
- the nth gene encoding endonuclease III — MGTPRDSREEQVTVVLDRLYEAYPDTTISLNFSNRLELLVAVVLSAQCTDERVNDVTETLFEKYQTAEDYANADEAELADDIYGITFHNNKAGYLTSMGETLVEEHDGEVPDTMSALTDLSGVGRKTANVVLQHGHDVVEGIVVDTHVRRLSRRLGLTAEETPEKIERDLMGVVPESDWQQFTHLLISHGRAVCDARNPSCDDCVLEDVCPSSKLDHDVDLASGEAW; from the coding sequence ATGGGCACCCCACGCGACTCCAGGGAGGAACAGGTCACGGTCGTCCTCGACCGTCTGTACGAGGCGTACCCCGACACGACCATCTCGCTGAACTTCTCGAATCGACTCGAACTGCTCGTCGCCGTCGTCCTCTCCGCGCAGTGTACGGACGAGCGGGTCAACGACGTCACGGAGACACTGTTCGAGAAGTACCAGACGGCCGAGGACTACGCGAACGCCGACGAGGCGGAACTCGCCGACGACATCTACGGCATCACGTTCCACAACAACAAGGCGGGCTACCTCACGTCGATGGGCGAGACGCTGGTCGAAGAACACGACGGCGAGGTGCCCGACACCATGTCCGCCCTGACCGACCTCTCGGGGGTCGGCCGCAAGACGGCGAACGTCGTCCTCCAGCACGGCCACGACGTCGTCGAGGGCATCGTCGTCGACACCCACGTGAGGCGGCTCTCGCGCCGACTCGGACTCACCGCCGAGGAGACCCCCGAAAAGATCGAACGCGACCTCATGGGCGTCGTCCCCGAGTCGGACTGGCAGCAGTTCACCCACCTGCTCATCAGCCACGGCCGGGCGGTGTGTGACGCCCGCAACCCCTCCTGCGACGACTGTGTGCTGGAGGACGTCTGTCCGTCGTCGAAACTCGACCACGACGTCGACCTCGCGAGCGGCGAGGCGTGGTGA
- a CDS encoding DUF7321 family protein, whose translation MVSESTYATVAALLVTSSLPFYLYGAKIMIDAETVTWNVLVHHLSYIFPGLVLNTVPVVTWMIPRLLQQLNGLSALHAILGLQAYAMLVFALTGIVRIFQAKHQANLYRDPDPDVDLDELHENMSAWRGRLRVGVFGYVLFWFGAWLLGLYRFATGYVLGSGL comes from the coding sequence ATGGTGAGCGAGTCGACGTACGCGACCGTCGCGGCCCTCCTCGTCACGTCGAGTCTGCCCTTCTACCTCTACGGGGCGAAGATCATGATCGACGCCGAGACGGTGACGTGGAACGTCCTCGTTCATCACCTCTCGTACATCTTCCCCGGTCTGGTTCTCAACACCGTCCCCGTCGTGACGTGGATGATACCCCGGTTGCTCCAACAGTTGAACGGCCTCTCGGCCTTACACGCCATCCTCGGCCTGCAGGCGTACGCGATGCTCGTCTTCGCGCTCACCGGCATCGTCCGCATCTTCCAGGCCAAACACCAGGCGAACCTCTACCGCGACCCCGACCCGGACGTCGACCTCGACGAACTCCACGAGAACATGAGCGCGTGGCGCGGGCGGCTGCGGGTCGGCGTCTTCGGCTACGTCCTGTTCTGGTTCGGTGCGTGGCTGCTGGGGCTGTACCGGTTCGCCACGGGGTACGTGCTCGGGTCGGGGCTCTAG
- a CDS encoding serine/threonine protein kinase: MSKYISSHASRGQRETAVGPRAEPTTGAHWYVAFGLSVRSDVELPEFLPGEPSDGPADVTIRRGSVSHPGPTGDDHRGLAVASREEFYLSLEVGDVVVRNGSEVVFDRAPDVDDELVRWYLVGSVFNHLLYQRGFLVLHASTVQVGDGAVCFLGESTAGKSTTALALLGAGYRVLADDVAAITFDGDKPLVQPGFPALKLDAATVSGLSVPLEPLPAQSPTLDRHFYRVPGESMEPLPISRLYSLATGSRIELEPLQSGEALMMLIRDTYTDLEIEGVDSAGANLERCGRLAQSVPVKTLRRRRCRSDLPAVVDAVLDDVAVD, encoded by the coding sequence ATGTCCAAATACATATCATCTCACGCCTCTCGGGGGCAGCGCGAAACGGCGGTCGGACCACGAGCGGAGCCGACGACGGGCGCCCACTGGTACGTCGCGTTCGGCCTGTCGGTTCGGTCCGACGTCGAACTCCCCGAGTTCCTCCCGGGAGAGCCGAGCGACGGGCCGGCGGACGTCACGATTCGCCGGGGAAGCGTCTCACATCCGGGGCCGACCGGAGACGACCACCGCGGGCTCGCCGTGGCGTCCCGGGAGGAGTTCTACCTGTCGCTGGAGGTCGGTGACGTCGTCGTTCGCAACGGATCGGAGGTCGTCTTCGACCGCGCACCCGACGTCGACGACGAACTGGTGCGGTGGTACCTGGTCGGCTCGGTGTTCAACCACCTCCTCTACCAGCGCGGCTTTCTGGTCCTCCACGCCAGTACGGTTCAGGTCGGCGACGGGGCGGTGTGTTTCCTCGGCGAGTCGACGGCGGGGAAGTCGACGACGGCACTGGCGCTTCTCGGGGCGGGCTACCGCGTCCTCGCGGACGACGTCGCGGCGATCACGTTCGACGGCGACAAGCCGCTCGTTCAGCCGGGCTTTCCCGCCCTGAAGCTCGACGCGGCGACGGTGTCCGGTCTGTCGGTTCCGCTGGAGCCGCTGCCGGCGCAGTCGCCGACGCTGGACAGACACTTCTACCGCGTGCCCGGCGAGTCGATGGAACCGCTGCCCATCAGCCGGTTGTACAGCCTCGCGACCGGTTCGCGGATCGAACTGGAGCCGTTACAGTCGGGCGAGGCGCTCATGATGCTCATCCGGGACACGTACACCGACCTGGAGATCGAAGGGGTCGACAGCGCGGGGGCCAACCTCGAACGGTGTGGCCGACTCGCCCAGTCGGTCCCCGTGAAGACGCTGCGACGACGACGCTGTCGGAGCGACCTCCCCGCAGTGGTGGACGCTGTCCTCGACGACGTGGCGGTGGACTGA